GTAATCAATGTTTTGGATGTCATTATTATATACAGAATTGTATTAAACTGTGCGGAGGCTTCTTTGAAACTTAAAACTAAAATAATATTTGCTGCTGTGGCGGTAATGATAATTACTGTAATTATCATCCTTACACAAACAACTACGAAGTCATATGGGCAGCAGCTTAATATGACTCAAGAACACCTTAAAAAAGAAGCATATTATCTTTCAAAAAGTATCAATACATGGGTTAACAGCCACGTAACTGTTCTTGAAGCAATGGCAAAAGGCTTATCAGAAAATACCATATCAAAGGATGAAATTTCTGACAGGATTATTCCATTTAATAACCAGTTTGACTTCAAATCATTTCTTGTTGTTTTTGAGGGGACAAACAAAGTTGTCCAGTCCGAAGGCTGGGTTCCTCCATCAGACTGGAACCCGCATACGCGCGACTGGTATGTAGATCTAAAAAATACAGAAAAAACCGGGCTGTCTGCCCCTTTTATTCATTCTCAGTATAAAACAGAAGCACTTGTGCTTAATTCACCTCTTTTTACAGACAACAGGTTTTCAGGTGCAATAAGCACCACTTTAGAACTAAAGCCTCTTATCAAAGCTGTTGAAACAAAAATTGGTAAATCAGGCTACAGCTTTATTATATACAAAGACGGCACAATGATAGCCAACCCTAATAAATCTTTGATAATGAAAGCAAATGCATTTGATAAAATGCCTGGGTTTAAAGAACTGGTAGAAAAATCTGACAGCGGAACATATGAGTATAATTTTAACGGCATACAGAAAATGCTATATTACTATGTGGTTCCCGCCAATGGCTGGATATGCGCAATCACAATTGATAAAAACGAAATAGTCCAGCCAATTAAAAGCCAGACTTTAACTATTATTATTACAAGTATATTCCTGATGGTTCTAAGTGCATGTCTCCTAATGGCTTTCCTTATTTATGGGTTTAAACCACTTGATAAGCTTGTAATAATGCTGGCTGACATTTCTGAAGGAGAAGGAGACCTTACCAAAAAACTTGAAGCAGGTGGTAAAGATGAACTGAATCAGGCTGGGCACTATTTCAACAAATTTATCCAGAAACTTTCAGAAAGCCTCAAAAGTGTTGTAAGCCTTTCCGCTGATGCTGCAAATGAAAGCGAAAACATCAACCATACAATAGAAGTCATGGCATCTGAACTGCATAAACAGGCACAGGACATACTAGGCCTTGCCGGAGCAATAGAAGAAATGAATACAACAGTATTGCAGGTGAGTGAAAATGCAAACACCGCAGCATCACAAGCAGAAGAAACAAAAGAAAATGCCAAAGAAGGCAAACAGGCAGTCAATGATACTGTAAAAATGATGGAACAGATCAATTCTTTTGTCAAAGAATCAGCAGATGTCATTGCAAGAATGACCTCTTCCGTAACTCAGATCAATGATATAACTATAGTTATAAATGACATAGCAGACCAAACCAACTTGCTTGCCCTCAATGCCGCCATAGAAGCAGCTAGAGCAGGAGAACACGGAAGAGGGTTTGCAGTTGTGGCAGACGAAGTACGTAAACTTGCTGAAAGAACACAAACAGCCACAAGCGAAATATCAAAAATGGTTGATGAAATACAAGCTGAGTCAGAAAATGTCAGCACCAGTATAAAAAGCGGTGTTGATACAGTTCAAAGAGGTAAAGAAATTGCTCAAATATCTAATGATAAACTTGATATGATCATAGATGTTGCCACTGTGACATTAGACATGGTAACACAAATGGCAACAGCATCAGAACAACAGGCAGCAAGAGCGTGTAAATAAAAGTGTGTAAACGTCGTATGTGTTAAACTAACATGCGAGGTTTATGATGAAATTCAACAAGGACAAACTGAAAGATCTGCTTGCTGAAAGCGATGTAAAGACCACAGAAGACCTTCAGGTGTTTATGCGTGACATGATGAAAGAAGTCATAGAAACGCTCTACGAAGGTGAGCTTGAAGCTCATTTAGGCTATAAGAAACATGAACCGAACGTAAGTGACGGCAACAGCCGTAACGGTCGTTCTTCCAAGAAAGTACAATCACAAATGGGCGAAATGGAACTCGAAGTACCCCGTGATCGCCTATCAACCTTTTCGCCTGAAATAGTCAAGAAACGCCAGACAGATATATCAGGCATTGAAGCTAAAGTAATTTCCATGTATGCCAGGGGTATGAGTAACCGTGACATCAAAGAGCACATCTTTGATATCTACGGTCATGAGCTATCGCCGGAGACAGTCAGCGTTATTACAGCCAAGATTCTCCCACAGGCTAAAGAATGGCAGAACAGAGCCTTGGAAGAGATATACGCCATCGTCTTTATGGACGGCATGGTTTTAAAGATGCGTGTGGACGGAGCTGTTCGCAACGTCACTATCTACTTTGTGATCGGCATCAGCATGGAAGGTCATAAATCCTGTCTGGGGCTGTATCTTGCCGAGACAGAATCCGCTAAATACTGGCTGACAGTTATGAACGAGCTAAAGAACCGTGGAGTACAGGATATTCTTATCTTTGCCGTAGACAACCTCAAGGGCATCTCAGAAGCTATAACAGCCGCTTTTCCACAGTCTGAGATTCAGAAATGCGTAGTCCATCAGATACGCAACTCTCTCCGCTTTGTGCCCTGGAAGGAGCGTAAGACTGTGGCTGCTGACCTCAAGAAAATCTATGCCGCAGCGACCGAGGAACAAGCCAGAGCTGAGCTGGATGCCTTTGCTGAGAAGTGGGACAGCAAATATCCTAACATCTCGAAATCATGGCGGAACAACTGGACTGAGCTTTCTACGTATTTCAAATATTCCAAGGAGCTCAGGAAGCTGATTTATACCACGAATCCGGTTGAGAGCTTCCATTCTGCCATCAGGAAATCAACCAAAGGAAAAGGAGCCTTTCCGACGGAAGAATCCCTTGTAAAGCTCTTATATTTAGCTATTTTAGGTATCGAAAAGAAATGGACTATGCCAATCAGGGATTGGGGTGTAATATACTCACAGCTATATATCAACTATGAAGACAGAATTACGACTTTACACAGTTAATATGACACGCTCGGCAGCAACCACCACAGAAATCAGCAACAGCGTCTCTCATATATCTAACGCTTCACAAACAACAGAACAGCAGCTTAATGAACTTATGGATATTTCAAAAAATCTCAGCCGGCTTTCTGATACTCTGAAAGAAACTGTCAGCATATTTAAGATTGCTTAACACCTTGATTTTCTTAAGGGCAATACCGAAGATAGATCAGTTAACCTGCTTTCTAAAAGGTTAACTGATCAGCCTTAGCCAATGAAGGCTCATTTTTTTACTATTATCAGACCAAGATTAACTATTGTAGCATAAGCGAGATTAACACCATCTTCAGAATACTTTTCAAGCTCTGCTCTTATCACAGCATTGTCCGGTTCAACGTTGTATTCTCTGATCTCATCAGCAAGTTTTTCGACCATTTCCTCAATGCTTCTGTGCCTTTCCCACTCATCAGTCATTGGTGTATGGGTATAATTAAGCTTATTCTCATCCAGCCACTTGATAAAGCTATCAGCAAAATCAAGCTTCATGGGGGCAATACCGAATTTTGCATACACATTCATAACCATTTCAGGCTCAACACGTCCGTGCCAACCGAGAAAGACCACATTTTCTAATGCATAATCAACCATTTTAGCAAAATCTTCCGGAGTTTTAACCGCAGGGGTTATTGTGCAGAATGTCACATCCCATCTTTCATCAGTCGTATACTCTTTCCAGTTCACTCTGATACTTTTAAGATTAGACAACCCTTCGTCTCTGGCATCAGCGTCCATTATAGCGAGCATGTCTTCTGATATGTCTGTACCGGTGACATCCTTAGCTATTTTAGCCAGACGCAGAGTATAGCGCCCTGTACCACAGCCTATATCAAGAATCGTCTTCCCTTTCAGCGGAACACCTTTCTCCTGAATCATTTCAATTACGCTATCTTCAAACCCAGTGGTCTCATCTTTAAATCTGGGATAAGTAGCAGCTCTTTTATTCCACTTTTCCGCCATATTAAATTTAGTTGTTTTCTGTCTCAGCATCGGTAATCTCCTGCTATATTTCTGCACCGTTTATAGTAAAGCTTACGGGCAGACTGATAATTATATCTTTATTGAAGCTAACATTAAAGGGGGCAGATTTGTTTATTGATTTAAGTACAATTTTATCCAGCGCTTTATACCCCGAAGAGTCCAGTATAGTAATGTTTTTAAGCTGACCAACGGGAGAAAGGCATATCTCGACTTTCACAACGCCTGTCCAGCCCATTCTTCTTGCCGCAGAGGGGTAGCTCAGGTTATTTTTTATCTTATGTCTTATCTTATCAAGTTTCTCATATGAAACTAAATTTGATGTATCAATAGGCGCAGGCACAGCATCAGGAACCACTTCTTCAACCAGAGGGGCTTCCTGTGTAAATGTCTCACTCTCCGGAGTAACTTCCGGCAAAGACTTAACCTGTTCATATGCGGTTAACTCAACCTGAGGCTCAGGTTCAGCAATTTCTTTGAAAACCGGAGCTTCCAAAGCTTTAACTTTTTCCACAGGCTTTTTTTTCGCAACCTTTGCTTTTGTTATCTCCTTTTTGATAACGGGTTTAACCTTCATCAACGGCTTTGTTTCTTCGGGGGCTTTTGCAGTTATAGGAACCGGACGTTTTTTTACATACCGAACAGTTACATCAGAAAAAGCAGCGGGGGTGAGCTTCGCATAAACTGTCTTATCGTTCAGATCAAGACGGTACGCAATCATTATATGCAAAGCAATCGACAGAACCACTGTAACGTAAAATATTTTATATTCTTCATATTTTTTCAACATTAATAACCGCCGGTCTGATAATGCCGAATTTACTGACAAAATCATGCAAAAAAATATCCCTTACGCTAATGACTACAGTAAGGTCAGTCTTCATAACTTCTTTAATAAGAGAGAACCACCCTTCTCCCTTAAGCTCCAGCTTTCCTGCTTCATCTATAAAAACATATTTACTGTCTTTCATATCTCTTCTGACAGTTTCAATGCCATACTGAAGTGCTGTTTCCGAAAAAATAAACTTACCCGTCCTGTCTCTCTGGCAAAACAGCTCAGTTCCATTGCTGCGGAGATTCCTGATATAATATTTGTCCTTCACAGGCTCCAACTGATGCGCGAAGGCACAGAAACCGCAAACACCCAGAAACGAAAGCCTTTCAGCCTCTTTCAGCATAAATGTAGTTTTACCGGAATTAACCCCACCCGTGACAATTATCACATTTGCAAATTGCTTCTCAGCCACAGAGTGTGCGGTTGTAACAAGGGAACGGAAAGTTCTCACGGGATTTTTCATGGCGCCTCTCCCTGCGAAGATTGGTTCAACAGCATTTCTTGTAATACCTGCTGTTTGAAGGGCAGTCTTTATTGTGTCCCCGTATCTCTTCTGAATAAAGTTCCTGATAACCGGATGGGTGATTTCAAATGTTATCCCTGTGATGAATAAAGCCATAAAATATGCTCTAAACACCATCCTTACTCCTCCGGATATCGCAACAACTGATAACACGCCATTCCCGTCAGCAGCATATATAAAAACACCTGACAGAAAAGATATCACAATGATAGGAAGCCAGAACTTCAGCTTAAGAAATTTCTTAAGCATATTGCGGTAACGCACTGCTGTATATACACTGAATATCAGCATCATAGGTATCACGACACTGTTTTCCGACAAAAAGATAAAAGTCATAATCACACATATCAGATTCGCTGCCATCCATGGAAAAGATGGTTCAGGGGAAGAACCCATGGCAGGCTCTGACTGAACCTGTGGGGCAACGGGAATTTCTTTGATATAAAGCATATGAGCCGGCTTATTCTCGATAGACCTTCCTACGTTATATCCCGCAACAGCAACAATGCAACCCCACACAGCATAAACTGATGCAATGATCATAATACCGGCAACAGGAGTGAGGCTTTTCAGCCCTGTAACCCCTGCTGTTTCCTCAATAAATGTCGCATACAATATATATATATTTGCTCCATACATCATAAGCATACGTATGAATTTATGAACAAGAGTGTACAGCAGCGCCAGAGAACCGCCCAGAGCAAAGCCAAAAACATTACTCCCCAGAATCTTCTGCCCGGCTTCCATCAGACAGCCTTCAAAAGATATAGATATAGCTGGATTTATAATCTTGTGACTAGGGGAAAAGAATTTAAGTATTGCAGCTGTCAGCCCTGCCCGCCAGAAAAGCCCCTGTTCTCTCCATCTGGCATTAATTCCCGAAAGTAGTGCAATACCAATGCTTGCCATTATGTATCCCTTCATGGGTACTTTCAGGTTATGCAGCAGAGACCCGAGCAGAAGCTCAGAGGTGCCCCAGACACCTCCGGCAACCGCTCCTCTTTCCCATTTGTTTTGCAGAGTCGTTTTATCTTTTGTCATATCAGATCTTTATCATAAGCCTTGTAAACCAGTATCTCCCCTCCTGAGGAAATCCCTCAGAGTATGAGTAATCTCTGTCGAAGAGGTTTTCGATACCAGCCTCAACCGTCACACGCTCCATCGCATTGTAGCCTATTTTTGTATCTACAAGGTACATCCCGCCCATCTCTGTCCAGTCGCCTCTGTTTTCTTCGTACTGGCTTGTCTGAAGAGTAAGGTTGGAGGAAACATAAAATTTATTGAGTGTCAGAACATGATTGAGAAAAAGCCTGTGTTCCGGACGGTCAACAAGTTTGTCTGTATCTCTGTCACTGCTTTCATTTTTAGCATCAAGATATGTGTAGGCAAGTGTAACGTCGTTGATATCCATAAAAGTTCCGTTCAGAAAAACTTCAAAACCTTTATACGTAGCTTTATCGGCATTTTGTTTCTGGTCATAAACAGTGCCGTCAATAGTTACTGACCCATCTGTAATAAGGTCTTTTATTTCAGAATAGAAGACATTTGCCTGAAGTGTAACAAAACTGCTCAGAGCCTGTTTAACACCAATTTCATAATTTACGGCCTTCTCTTCTTCAAGATCGGGGTTTTCAACATAGTCGCCGTCTATATAAGTAGAATACAGATCTTTCAGAGAGGGAAAACGTGTTGTTTTAGCAACAGAAGCGTGTAACTGGGTTTCGTCTGAATATGTATAGAGAAGTTCAGCCTTCGGACTGAAAGTATGTATAGAATCTCTGAGATCGTCCCCTTCTGTGCCGTCTTCATTATCAGCATGTACAGGTTCGTTTCTGTCATAGGCAAGCCCTAGGGTCAGCAGAAGCTTGTTGTTAAGCACAATAGCGTCTTCGATACCTGCATAAACCGTATCAGCCTCATACTTCAACCACGGTTCGCCGGAGTCACCTTTTGATTTGTGCTGATCTCTTCTGTATTGAAATGTAAGAGACACTGTATTTCCCGGAATTATATCTGTTGTCATGCCGAGAACAGCTCCCATAGCATAATCGTCATATGTGCTCTCCCATGCCTTTCTGGAAAGCTGGGTGCTGTATGTATCGTCATCATAAGAGTTAATAACGTTGTAATACTCATCACGGTAGACTCTCGCCCTAACCTTCAAGTGGTCAAAAGCTGTGTCCGCTATAAGATAGTATGTCTTCTTATCCCAATCGGTCATACGCCAGTACCTTGAAGAGTCCAGAACACCGTGAGGAATACCCCTTTCGCTGGCGATGTAGTTGTACCCCAGACTAACTTCCGTTTTGTCAGTGGGAGTCAGACCAAGTTTAAAATTAGCTGTTTTTGACAGATAGTCAGAGTTCTCTCTCTCGTCTCCATCCTCTTTCACTGTTTTGTGAAAATTATCTGAAAGCATATAGCCGTCAGAGTCTTCGTAATTACCGGAAAATGCTATATAAAACTTTTCCTGCTTAGTCCCCAGCGAAAGACCTGAGCTGAATCTATTGTTTCTCCCGTATTCGAGATCCATTTCCGCTTCAAACGGTTTAACAGGTTTTCTCGAGACAATATTTACAGCCCCTCCCAACGCATTTGCACCAAAATCAACAGATGGAGCGCCGGTCTGAAGCTCTATCTTCCCAACGCTGTAAAGTCCTATCTTGCCCATATCAACATAGCCGTCATACGGGAGCGAAACGGGAATACCATCCATAAAGATTGGAATATGCCTTTGATCATAACCGCGGACATAGATATTTTTTTCGTTTCTGGTTCCGCTGGTGATAGAAATACCGGGCATCATACCGAGGGCTTCCGTCACATCCTTCATCCCTGCCTTTTCAAACTGCTCCCTGTAAAGCTGTTTAGAATTAATTGTAGCTGAGCTTGTTTGTGCCTGTTCGGTGCTCACACTGATCTCTCCAAGCTTATAGACACTTTCTTCATCAGCAGATGCGATAAAAGATACATTGAGCATCATCATACTGATGAACATTACAAAAACACTTCTTATCATTAACATTTGCATTCTCCATCTGTTTTTCGTTATATATTTCATTACATAACGCATAATCTGTTTTATACTCAAACGTAAAAGTATTGTCAATTAATTCTAAATGAAAATAAAGGCGTGCTCAGTATTATTATAAACGTATATTATTGATAAAGAACTAACTAATCGACATGTTCAGCAAGTAATAACGATAGAAAAAGATGCGGTTAGGATTTTCTCCCGGCATCGGGCAAATTCAAAACAGAAAGACAGTCGCTATTCAATCTTTAAGCTTTCTATAGAGAGTCGCCCTGCTGATACCAAGCAGTTTCGTAGCTTCACTGGTAGCCACATTAATGGTAACCGTCACTAAAAGGTTTATTATCCCTATCTTTTCATAAGGGCGGAAAATCATCCGCCCATTTTCCCTATTTAACTTTAATAAAAAAGACAAGCACAAAACCAGTCAGCATAATAGGAATAAGCATAAGTGCCGCTGTCACCCAACCGGCATGTTCTATAAGCTCACCAAACAAAGCTGGTCCGACACACATACCGATATACTGACCGAAAGCAAGAATAGACATGCCCGCCCCTGCATGTGACGGATATTTCATTATTTCTGCTGCTGCTGAAAAAGCTGCTGGCGCTATCATTGCTGCAAAAGAACCAAGAAGTATAAGTGTGAAGGGGATCATTTTGTCAGAAACAACAAAAGGAAGTGCGACTCCCATTGAGGCAAAAAATATGCCGCATAGAATTACTTTCTTATATGATTTAATACGGTATGCAATATAACCTGCGACTGGACTGATGATAAGAGAAGCAACAAGAAAAAGACTTGTAACCGCAGATGCCTTTTCAGGAGTAAAATCACGCTGAATCTCAAGGAATGAAGGCATAAATGTACATATTGCCATCACCATTATATTAAAAATAACAAAAACAGCAGCCAGAACCCATATGCTGGTATTTGAGTATGGACGGAAAGAACTCTCATCATCGCCCCCATGTTCTTCATTTATACTCTCATTGAGGGTATCAGGCATACGGAAAAAAAGAATGAACACAAAAAGCATAACTAAAGTATAAAGACTGCTAAACCCCCATACTGATTTCCAGCCCCAAAAACTATTCATGGCAGGAGCTATCAGAAACATAAGGATGCTGCCGGCAGATACCCAGGTTGCCCATATCCCCATAGGTATGCTGCGTTTTTCAGGAGGAAACCAGACTGCAATAGCCGCCGGAGCAATAACAGAAATTAGACACATTCCCACACCTTCGATAATACGGCTTATGATCATCTGCGCAGAGTTGTCAGATGCCCATCCTATAAATGACCCTATCATAAGGGCACCAAGAGCCACTATCCCTGACCTCTTCAGCCCCAGACCATGCACTATAAATCCGGAAGGCAGAGCGAGAGCTATGCCCATGATAGCAAATACAGACATCATGAATCCTGCTGACGCTATGCTAAGATTTAAAGATGACATCATGAAAAACATAACCGGAGGAACCTTAAAAAGATTGACGGGTGCTGCAATACTTACCAAGAAAATAATAATAAAAATTGTTAATGAATAATCAAAACGTTTCCGACTCATAATACATCTCCTGTTTAAACGAGAAAAAAATATACATATTGTTAGAGTAGTTTCTAAATTAATATTTGTGTTTCAGGGGAACTTCTGAACAGCTTTTTATCATACAATAAATAGTGTTTTTGTGCTTCAAAAAAAGTTAACTTAGCAGCTTAAATATTTTAATATTCATACAGCTCATTCTTGTTATGCCGCTATACAAAATATTAATCGCTCAAACTAATTATCGACCAATAAAATACGTAAAAACCATAACATTTAAAAATGTGGTCAGGTTCAGAACTCACTATCTGAACATTGTTAACTATGTATCTCTGTGAAATTGTATTGAAAACTATAAAGGAGAAAATATGAGGTTAAATTTGATTTTTTGTATTTTCCTGTTTCGCTTGTATTTCTTTAATCGCAGTTGCACAGGAAGATAACTCTTCTATCAGAAATTCATCTCATTGCCGGCAGCGGGTGTATTTACTGCCATTGAGATATGGCAGATGCCGCACATATGCACAAAAAATGCACTGGTAAAAACCAATATGTGCAGCACCGCAAAAGATTTAGTTGTTTTTTCTACACTTCAGCAGGCTCAGGAACAATGTTCCTGTCTTTGTGTCTCAGCGAAACAACAGAAAGAAATATAAAGGCTAAAGAAGCAGCAGCAAAAGGAACAACAGGATCCAACCCATATAAAGCGGTGCTCACAAGGGGACCGGCTATCATACCTATACCCTGAGCGGCGGAAACAGTCCCTGCTGCCATCCCCTGTTCGTGTGATTCAACAGAATTAGCCGCCAGAGCCTGAAAGGCTGGAAATATCATCCCCATTCCCAAAGACGCCACACAAAAGCCGAATATTAGCACAAGCTGCGAGTCCATAACAGATACAACCGCCATCCCTATCCCTGCTGTAACAGCACCTATTCTCAACCATAAAGAGGGCATAACCGACCTGAACCGTGAAACAGCTATCTGGCTGGCAACAAATGTAATACCTATAGATGAAAGGGTATACCCCGTAACCTTTGAACTTTCTATAACTCCCAGTCCAAGACCGTCCATCACAAAAAAACCAAGACAAACCTGCGACGTAACTACACTATACATGGTAAGAAAAGCAGCAGACATGGGCAGCCTCAGACGAGGATCCACCATTTTTACTTTTCCATCCTGCTCTGTGTGCTCCTGTTTTGATTCAGGCAGTTTAAAATAAAGCACCATAAATGCTATAAGTGGTAATAATGCCGCAACATACAGAGGTACCGCAAGACCATAAACAGCCAGCATCCCTCCGAAAGCAGGTCCGAAGATCATCCCCATACCTGTTGATGCACCAAGTTTAGCCATATATGAAGCTCTCTCAACAGGTTCTACTTTATCAGCTATATATGCCGCAGAAACAGGAGGAACAGCGGAGTAAAACAACCCTATCATCCCCCGTGTAAAAATCAGTA
This window of the Denitrovibrio acetiphilus DSM 12809 genome carries:
- a CDS encoding CynX/NimT family MFS transporter translates to MFFMMSSLNLSIASAGFMMSVFAIMGIALALPSGFIVHGLGLKRSGIVALGALMIGSFIGWASDNSAQMIISRIIEGVGMCLISVIAPAAIAVWFPPEKRSIPMGIWATWVSAGSILMFLIAPAMNSFWGWKSVWGFSSLYTLVMLFVFILFFRMPDTLNESINEEHGGDDESSFRPYSNTSIWVLAAVFVIFNIMVMAICTFMPSFLEIQRDFTPEKASAVTSLFLVASLIISPVAGYIAYRIKSYKKVILCGIFFASMGVALPFVVSDKMIPFTLILLGSFAAMIAPAAFSAAAEIMKYPSHAGAGMSILAFGQYIGMCVGPALFGELIEHAGWVTAALMLIPIMLTGFVLVFFIKVK
- a CDS encoding methyl-accepting chemotaxis protein, whose amino-acid sequence is MKLKTKIIFAAVAVMIITVIIILTQTTTKSYGQQLNMTQEHLKKEAYYLSKSINTWVNSHVTVLEAMAKGLSENTISKDEISDRIIPFNNQFDFKSFLVVFEGTNKVVQSEGWVPPSDWNPHTRDWYVDLKNTEKTGLSAPFIHSQYKTEALVLNSPLFTDNRFSGAISTTLELKPLIKAVETKIGKSGYSFIIYKDGTMIANPNKSLIMKANAFDKMPGFKELVEKSDSGTYEYNFNGIQKMLYYYVVPANGWICAITIDKNEIVQPIKSQTLTIIITSIFLMVLSACLLMAFLIYGFKPLDKLVIMLADISEGEGDLTKKLEAGGKDELNQAGHYFNKFIQKLSESLKSVVSLSADAANESENINHTIEVMASELHKQAQDILGLAGAIEEMNTTVLQVSENANTAASQAEETKENAKEGKQAVNDTVKMMEQINSFVKESADVIARMTSSVTQINDITIVINDIADQTNLLALNAAIEAARAGEHGRGFAVVADEVRKLAERTQTATSEISKMVDEIQAESENVSTSIKSGVDTVQRGKEIAQISNDKLDMIIDVATVTLDMVTQMATASEQQAARACK
- a CDS encoding nucleoside-triphosphatase; protein product: MTKDKTTLQNKWERGAVAGGVWGTSELLLGSLLHNLKVPMKGYIMASIGIALLSGINARWREQGLFWRAGLTAAILKFFSPSHKIINPAISISFEGCLMEAGQKILGSNVFGFALGGSLALLYTLVHKFIRMLMMYGANIYILYATFIEETAGVTGLKSLTPVAGIMIIASVYAVWGCIVAVAGYNVGRSIENKPAHMLYIKEIPVAPQVQSEPAMGSSPEPSFPWMAANLICVIMTFIFLSENSVVIPMMLIFSVYTAVRYRNMLKKFLKLKFWLPIIVISFLSGVFIYAADGNGVLSVVAISGGVRMVFRAYFMALFITGITFEITHPVIRNFIQKRYGDTIKTALQTAGITRNAVEPIFAGRGAMKNPVRTFRSLVTTAHSVAEKQFANVIIVTGGVNSGKTTFMLKEAERLSFLGVCGFCAFAHQLEPVKDKYYIRNLRSNGTELFCQRDRTGKFIFSETALQYGIETVRRDMKDSKYVFIDEAGKLELKGEGWFSLIKEVMKTDLTVVISVRDIFLHDFVSKFGIIRPAVINVEKI
- a CDS encoding TonB-dependent receptor plug domain-containing protein — its product is MLMIRSVFVMFISMMMLNVSFIASADEESVYKLGEISVSTEQAQTSSATINSKQLYREQFEKAGMKDVTEALGMMPGISITSGTRNEKNIYVRGYDQRHIPIFMDGIPVSLPYDGYVDMGKIGLYSVGKIELQTGAPSVDFGANALGGAVNIVSRKPVKPFEAEMDLEYGRNNRFSSGLSLGTKQEKFYIAFSGNYEDSDGYMLSDNFHKTVKEDGDERENSDYLSKTANFKLGLTPTDKTEVSLGYNYIASERGIPHGVLDSSRYWRMTDWDKKTYYLIADTAFDHLKVRARVYRDEYYNVINSYDDDTYSTQLSRKAWESTYDDYAMGAVLGMTTDIIPGNTVSLTFQYRRDQHKSKGDSGEPWLKYEADTVYAGIEDAIVLNNKLLLTLGLAYDRNEPVHADNEDGTEGDDLRDSIHTFSPKAELLYTYSDETQLHASVAKTTRFPSLKDLYSTYIDGDYVENPDLEEEKAVNYEIGVKQALSSFVTLQANVFYSEIKDLITDGSVTIDGTVYDQKQNADKATYKGFEVFLNGTFMDINDVTLAYTYLDAKNESSDRDTDKLVDRPEHRLFLNHVLTLNKFYVSSNLTLQTSQYEENRGDWTEMGGMYLVDTKIGYNAMERVTVEAGIENLFDRDYSYSEGFPQEGRYWFTRLMIKI
- a CDS encoding IS256 family transposase; amino-acid sequence: MKFNKDKLKDLLAESDVKTTEDLQVFMRDMMKEVIETLYEGELEAHLGYKKHEPNVSDGNSRNGRSSKKVQSQMGEMELEVPRDRLSTFSPEIVKKRQTDISGIEAKVISMYARGMSNRDIKEHIFDIYGHELSPETVSVITAKILPQAKEWQNRALEEIYAIVFMDGMVLKMRVDGAVRNVTIYFVIGISMEGHKSCLGLYLAETESAKYWLTVMNELKNRGVQDILIFAVDNLKGISEAITAAFPQSEIQKCVVHQIRNSLRFVPWKERKTVAADLKKIYAAATEEQARAELDAFAEKWDSKYPNISKSWRNNWTELSTYFKYSKELRKLIYTTNPVESFHSAIRKSTKGKGAFPTEESLVKLLYLAILGIEKKWTMPIRDWGVIYSQLYINYEDRITTLHS
- a CDS encoding MFS transporter, which translates into the protein MKEIKPLMIANILCISALMAFLSVVGPLIRELGLQEWHAGLTVAVAGVIWIVTARAWGKRSDRTGRRIILLAGTLGFTASYMALAAFVDFALVSPPAVVVTLFILIFTRGMIGLFYSAVPPVSAAYIADKVEPVERASYMAKLGASTGMGMIFGPAFGGMLAVYGLAVPLYVAALLPLIAFMVLYFKLPESKQEHTEQDGKVKMVDPRLRLPMSAAFLTMYSVVTSQVCLGFFVMDGLGLGVIESSKVTGYTLSSIGITFVASQIAVSRFRSVMPSLWLRIGAVTAGIGMAVVSVMDSQLVLIFGFCVASLGMGMIFPAFQALAANSVESHEQGMAAGTVSAAQGIGMIAGPLVSTALYGLDPVVPFAAASLAFIFLSVVSLRHKDRNIVPEPAEV
- a CDS encoding helix-turn-helix domain-containing protein; this translates as MIFRPYEKIGIINLLVTVTINVATSEATKLLGISRATLYRKLKD
- a CDS encoding energy transducer TonB — protein: MLKKYEEYKIFYVTVVLSIALHIMIAYRLDLNDKTVYAKLTPAAFSDVTVRYVKKRPVPITAKAPEETKPLMKVKPVIKKEITKAKVAKKKPVEKVKALEAPVFKEIAEPEPQVELTAYEQVKSLPEVTPESETFTQEAPLVEEVVPDAVPAPIDTSNLVSYEKLDKIRHKIKNNLSYPSAARRMGWTGVVKVEICLSPVGQLKNITILDSSGYKALDKIVLKSINKSAPFNVSFNKDIIISLPVSFTINGAEI
- a CDS encoding class I SAM-dependent methyltransferase, which produces MLRQKTTKFNMAEKWNKRAATYPRFKDETTGFEDSVIEMIQEKGVPLKGKTILDIGCGTGRYTLRLAKIAKDVTGTDISEDMLAIMDADARDEGLSNLKSIRVNWKEYTTDERWDVTFCTITPAVKTPEDFAKMVDYALENVVFLGWHGRVEPEMVMNVYAKFGIAPMKLDFADSFIKWLDENKLNYTHTPMTDEWERHRSIEEMVEKLADEIREYNVEPDNAVIRAELEKYSEDGVNLAYATIVNLGLIIVKK